A section of the Pseudomonas flavescens genome encodes:
- the trmB gene encoding tRNA (guanosine(46)-N7)-methyltransferase TrmB, producing MSDIERTPAEETPRHMRAIKSFVMRAGRMTEGQQRGFDQGLPKFGLALSDGLQDFDAVFGRKAPRTFEIGFGMGHSTLEMAAAAPEQDFIGVEVHRPGVGALLNGVMTQNLSNLRVYSCDALEVLRQCVADASLDRVLLFFPDPWHKARHNKRRIVQPAFAELVRQKLKVGGVLHMATDWEPYAEYMLEVMSVAPGYRNQAADGRCVERPAERPVTKFERRGERLGHGVWDLKFERID from the coding sequence ATGAGCGATATCGAACGAACCCCAGCCGAAGAAACCCCACGGCACATGCGCGCCATCAAGAGCTTCGTGATGCGGGCCGGGCGCATGACCGAAGGCCAGCAGCGCGGCTTCGATCAGGGCCTGCCGAAGTTCGGCCTGGCGTTGAGCGATGGCCTGCAGGATTTCGACGCGGTATTCGGGCGCAAGGCGCCGCGCACCTTCGAAATCGGTTTCGGTATGGGCCACTCCACTCTGGAAATGGCCGCCGCAGCGCCTGAGCAAGACTTCATCGGCGTGGAAGTGCACCGGCCGGGTGTTGGTGCGCTGCTCAACGGGGTGATGACCCAGAACCTCAGCAACCTGCGGGTGTACAGCTGCGATGCGCTGGAAGTGTTGCGTCAGTGCGTGGCCGACGCCAGCCTCGACCGCGTGTTGTTGTTCTTCCCGGACCCCTGGCACAAGGCGCGTCACAACAAGCGCCGTATCGTTCAACCGGCGTTCGCCGAACTGGTACGTCAGAAGCTCAAGGTCGGCGGTGTGCTGCACATGGCCACTGACTGGGAACCCTATGCCGAATACATGCTGGAAGTGATGAGCGTCGCACCTGGCTATCGCAACCAGGCAGCCGATGGCCGCTGCGTGGAGCGCCCGGCCGAGCGCCCGGTGACCAAGTTCGAGCGCCGTGGTGAGCGCCTGGGGCACGGCGTGTGGGACCTGAAGTTCGAGCGCATCGACTGA
- a CDS encoding thiazole synthase, translated as MSHVVSDKPFTLAGRTYQSRLLVGTGKYKDLDETRAAIEASGAEIVTVAVRRTNIGQNPGEPNLLDVISPDRYTILPNTAGCYDAVEAVRTCRLARELLDGHKLVKLEVLADQKTLFPNVIETLKAADVLVKEGFDVMVYTSDDPIIARQLAEMGCIAVMPLAGLIGTGLGICNPYNLRIILEEATVPVLVDAGVGTASDATIAMELGCEAVLMNSAIAHAQQPVLMAQAMKYAIEAGRLAYLAGRMPKKLYASASSPLEGMIR; from the coding sequence ATGAGCCACGTTGTCAGCGACAAGCCCTTCACCCTGGCTGGCCGTACCTATCAGTCGCGCCTGCTGGTCGGTACCGGCAAATACAAGGATCTCGACGAGACCCGTGCCGCCATCGAGGCCTCGGGCGCGGAGATCGTTACCGTGGCGGTGCGTCGTACCAACATCGGTCAGAACCCGGGTGAGCCCAACCTGCTCGACGTGATTTCGCCGGATCGCTACACCATCCTGCCGAACACCGCCGGTTGCTACGACGCGGTCGAAGCCGTGCGTACCTGTCGCCTGGCCCGTGAACTGCTCGATGGTCACAAACTGGTCAAGCTGGAAGTGCTGGCTGATCAGAAGACCCTGTTCCCCAACGTGATCGAAACCCTCAAGGCCGCCGACGTGCTGGTCAAGGAAGGGTTCGACGTGATGGTGTACACCAGTGACGACCCGATCATCGCCCGACAGCTGGCGGAAATGGGCTGCATCGCGGTGATGCCGCTGGCCGGTCTGATCGGCACCGGGCTGGGTATTTGCAACCCTTACAACCTGCGCATCATCCTTGAGGAGGCGACCGTTCCGGTACTGGTGGACGCCGGCGTTGGCACGGCCTCCGACGCCACCATCGCCATGGAGCTGGGCTGCGAGGCGGTGCTGATGAACAGCGCCATCGCCCATGCCCAGCAGCCGGTGCTCATGGCCCAGGCCATGAAATACGCCATCGAGGCCGGCCGCCTGGCCTACCTGGCAGGGCGCATGCCGAAGAAACTTTATGCCAGTGCGTCGTCGCCCCTGGAGGGCATGATCCGCTGA
- the thiS gene encoding sulfur carrier protein ThiS, translating into MHIQLNGEALELPDGASVADLIEHLQLAGRRVAVERNLDIVPRSQYASTALAEGDSLEVVHAIGGG; encoded by the coding sequence ATGCATATCCAGTTGAACGGTGAAGCCCTCGAGCTGCCCGACGGTGCCAGTGTCGCCGACCTGATCGAGCACCTGCAGTTGGCAGGCCGCCGCGTTGCAGTCGAGCGCAACCTCGATATCGTTCCGCGCAGCCAGTACGCCAGCACCGCGCTGGCCGAGGGTGACAGCCTCGAAGTGGTACATGCCATCGGCGGCGGCTGA
- a CDS encoding DUF423 domain-containing protein — MVRLWLLLSAFAGFSGVALGAFAAHGLKSRLSPEYLAVFQTGTHYQLIHALALLGVAVLALLVPGRLVNLTGSFFALGIVLFSGSLYLLTLSGVSKLGIVTPFGGLAFLAGWACLGLLAWRMA; from the coding sequence ATGGTTCGTCTGTGGTTGCTGCTGTCGGCCTTTGCCGGCTTTTCCGGGGTCGCTCTGGGGGCGTTCGCTGCCCATGGCCTGAAGAGCAGGCTGAGCCCCGAGTACCTGGCCGTGTTTCAGACCGGCACCCATTATCAGCTGATCCATGCCCTGGCATTGCTCGGTGTGGCGGTTCTCGCCCTGCTGGTGCCAGGCCGTCTGGTGAATCTGACGGGTAGCTTCTTCGCCCTGGGCATCGTGCTGTTTTCCGGCAGTCTTTATCTGTTGACCCTCAGTGGTGTCAGCAAGCTGGGTATCGTCACCCCGTTCGGCGGCCTGGCTTTTCTGGCTGGCTGGGCCTGCCTGGGGCTGCTCGCCTGGCGCATGGCCTGA
- the mtgA gene encoding monofunctional biosynthetic peptidoglycan transglycosylase yields the protein MLRSIRRVLLKLLFWSIAGSVLLVLAFRWIPPPGTALMVERKIESWIDGQPIDLQRSWRSWEQLPDDLKIAVIASEDQKFAQHWGFDVDAIKAAVSHNQQGGSVRGASTLSQQVAKNLFLWSGRSWLRKGFEVWFTGLIELLWPKQRILEVYLNSAEWADGVFGAEAAAQHHFNTGASYLSARQASLLAAVLPNPRQLDAGRPSGYVNQRANWIRRQMRQLGGSHYLNQLQAPRPSWWQK from the coding sequence ATGCTCCGATCCATTCGCCGCGTTCTGCTGAAGCTGCTGTTCTGGTCTATCGCCGGCTCGGTCCTGCTGGTGCTCGCCTTTCGCTGGATTCCGCCACCGGGCACGGCGCTGATGGTCGAGCGCAAGATCGAATCCTGGATCGACGGCCAGCCCATTGACCTGCAGCGCAGCTGGCGCTCCTGGGAGCAGTTGCCCGACGACCTGAAGATCGCCGTCATCGCCAGTGAAGACCAGAAGTTCGCCCAGCACTGGGGCTTCGATGTCGACGCGATCAAGGCCGCGGTATCGCACAACCAGCAGGGTGGTTCGGTGCGCGGTGCCAGCACGCTGAGCCAGCAGGTGGCGAAGAATCTCTTTCTCTGGTCCGGCCGCAGCTGGCTGCGCAAGGGTTTCGAGGTGTGGTTCACCGGGCTGATCGAGCTGCTGTGGCCCAAGCAGCGCATTCTCGAGGTCTACCTCAACAGCGCCGAATGGGCCGATGGCGTATTCGGCGCGGAAGCGGCGGCGCAGCATCACTTCAATACCGGCGCGTCGTACCTCTCGGCGCGTCAGGCCAGCCTGCTGGCTGCCGTACTGCCCAACCCGCGGCAGCTGGATGCAGGCCGCCCCAGCGGCTACGTCAACCAGCGCGCCAACTGGATCCGCCGGCAGATGCGCCAACTCGGCGGCAGCCACTACCTGAACCAGCTACAGGCACCACGGCCAAGCTGGTGGCAGAAGTAG
- the rpoH gene encoding RNA polymerase sigma factor RpoH, with protein sequence MSTSLQPVHALVPGANLEAYVHAVNSIPLLTPEQERELAGNLFYSQDLEAARQMVLAHLRFVVHIARSYSGYGLAQADLIQEGNVGLMKAVKRFNPEMGVRLVSFAVHWIRAEIHEFILRNWRIVKVATTKAQRKLFFNLRSQKKRLAWLNNDEVNAVAESLGVEAREVREMESRLTGHDMAFDPAADADDDSAFQSPAQYLEDHRYDPAKQMEDEDWSDTSSANLHEALEALDERSRDILQQRWLAEEKATLHELAAKYNVSAERIRQLEKNAMNKLKGSIAA encoded by the coding sequence ATGTCCACTTCCTTGCAACCTGTTCATGCTCTGGTTCCAGGCGCAAACCTGGAAGCATACGTGCATGCGGTCAACAGCATTCCGCTGCTGACGCCCGAGCAGGAGCGCGAACTGGCCGGCAATCTCTTCTACAGCCAGGATCTCGAGGCCGCCCGCCAGATGGTGCTGGCCCACCTGCGTTTCGTCGTGCACATCGCGCGCAGTTATTCCGGCTATGGCCTGGCTCAGGCTGACCTGATCCAGGAAGGCAACGTCGGCCTGATGAAGGCGGTCAAGCGCTTCAACCCGGAAATGGGCGTGCGCCTGGTGTCCTTTGCCGTGCACTGGATTCGTGCCGAAATCCACGAGTTCATCCTGCGCAACTGGCGCATCGTCAAGGTCGCGACCACCAAGGCTCAGCGCAAGCTGTTCTTCAACCTGCGCAGCCAGAAGAAGCGTCTGGCCTGGTTGAACAACGACGAAGTCAATGCCGTGGCCGAAAGCCTGGGCGTCGAGGCCCGTGAGGTCCGCGAGATGGAAAGCCGTCTGACCGGTCATGACATGGCGTTCGATCCGGCTGCCGATGCCGACGACGACAGTGCCTTCCAGTCGCCCGCTCAGTATCTGGAAGACCATCGCTACGACCCGGCCAAGCAGATGGAAGACGAGGACTGGAGCGATACCTCCAGTGCCAACTTGCACGAGGCCCTGGAAGCGCTCGACGAGCGCAGCCGCGATATCCTCCAGCAGCGCTGGCTGGCTGAGGAAAAGGCCACGCTGCATGAACTGGCGGCCAAGTACAACGTCTCTGCGGAGCGTATCCGTCAGTTGGAGAAGAACGCGATGAACAAGCTCAAGGGCTCCATCGCCGCCTGA
- the ftsX gene encoding permease-like cell division protein FtsX has protein sequence MSASRVPPPQPAQRVGAAPKNAEPQGPNDEPDFRTLARAWAENHRASLVDSLRRLGKHPIGSFFTCLVMAVALSLPMGLSLLLGNVERLGGTWERAAQISVFLTIDASDSQGQALREEIAGIDDVAEAEWISRDKALEEFQQQSGLGEALKELPNNPLPGAVLVTPKEVDKATLEALRLRLAELPNVQQAQLDLVWVERLSAILKLGDRFVFGLTVLLIMALLLVIGNTIRLHIENRRTEIEVIKLVGGTDSYVRRPFLYMGALYGLGAGVLSWLVLAFGLNWLNDAVVRLSGLYGSDFALAGVPPADGFSLLLGAVLLGYIGAWLAVARHLRELAPR, from the coding sequence ATGAGTGCCTCTCGCGTACCACCACCCCAGCCAGCCCAGCGTGTCGGCGCGGCACCGAAGAACGCCGAGCCTCAAGGCCCGAACGATGAACCGGATTTCCGCACCCTGGCGCGCGCCTGGGCGGAAAACCACCGTGCCAGCCTGGTCGACAGCCTGCGCCGTCTCGGTAAGCACCCGATCGGCAGCTTCTTCACCTGCCTGGTGATGGCCGTGGCGCTGAGCCTGCCCATGGGCCTGTCGCTGCTGCTTGGCAATGTCGAGCGTCTTGGCGGCACTTGGGAGCGTGCCGCGCAGATTTCGGTGTTCCTCACCATCGACGCCAGCGATAGTCAGGGCCAGGCCCTGCGCGAAGAAATTGCCGGCATTGACGACGTCGCCGAAGCCGAATGGATCAGCCGCGACAAGGCCCTGGAAGAGTTCCAGCAGCAGTCCGGGCTGGGCGAAGCCCTCAAGGAACTGCCTAACAACCCGTTGCCCGGCGCTGTGCTGGTAACGCCCAAGGAAGTCGACAAAGCCACGCTCGAGGCGTTGCGTTTGCGGTTGGCAGAGCTGCCCAACGTCCAGCAGGCACAGCTGGACTTGGTGTGGGTCGAGCGTTTGAGCGCGATCCTCAAGTTGGGTGACCGTTTCGTTTTTGGTCTCACGGTTTTGCTGATCATGGCGCTGCTGCTGGTGATCGGTAACACCATTCGCCTGCATATCGAGAACCGTCGTACCGAGATCGAAGTGATCAAACTGGTCGGTGGTACCGACAGCTACGTGCGTCGGCCCTTTCTTTATATGGGCGCGCTCTACGGCCTGGGCGCCGGTGTGCTGTCCTGGCTGGTGCTGGCCTTCGGGTTGAACTGGTTGAACGATGCCGTGGTACGCCTGTCCGGTTTGTACGGCAGCGACTTCGCACTGGCCGGCGTACCACCGGCAGACGGCTTTTCCCTATTGCTGGGAGCGGTGCTGTTGGGGTATATCGGTGCGTGGCTGGCGGTGGCGCGACACTTGAGGGAGCTTGCGCCCCGCTGA
- the ftsE gene encoding cell division ATP-binding protein FtsE, translating into MIRFEQVGKRYPNGHVGLHELSFRVRRGEFLFVTGHSGAGKSTLLRLLLAMERPTSGKLLLAGQDLSQITNAQIPFLRRQIGVVFQNHQLLFDRSVFDNVALPLQILGLSKSDIGRRVGAALERVSLSDKAELYPGDLSTGQQQRVGIARAIVHRPALLLADEPTGNLDPRLAAEIMGVFEDINRLGTSVLIASHDLALIARMRHRMLTLQRGRLIGDGEAAE; encoded by the coding sequence ATGATCCGATTCGAGCAGGTCGGCAAGCGTTACCCCAACGGTCATGTCGGGTTGCATGAGTTGAGTTTCCGCGTCCGTCGCGGCGAGTTTCTGTTCGTCACCGGCCACTCCGGCGCCGGCAAGAGCACACTGTTGCGTTTGCTGCTGGCCATGGAGCGACCGACGTCGGGCAAGCTGTTGCTCGCCGGCCAGGACCTTTCGCAGATCACCAACGCGCAGATCCCCTTTCTGCGTCGGCAGATCGGCGTCGTGTTCCAGAACCATCAGTTGCTGTTCGACCGCAGCGTGTTCGACAACGTGGCCCTGCCGTTGCAGATTCTCGGCCTTTCCAAGAGCGATATCGGCCGCCGTGTCGGCGCTGCACTGGAACGGGTTTCCCTCAGCGACAAGGCCGAGCTGTACCCGGGCGACCTGTCCACCGGCCAGCAGCAGCGCGTCGGCATCGCCCGCGCCATCGTTCATCGTCCGGCCCTGCTGCTGGCCGACGAACCCACCGGTAACCTCGACCCGCGTCTGGCGGCGGAAATCATGGGCGTATTCGAAGACATCAACCGCCTTGGCACCAGCGTGCTGATCGCCAGCCACGACCTGGCCCTGATCGCTCGCATGCGCCATCGCATGCTCACCCTGCAGCGTGGCCGCCTGATTGGTGACGGGGAGGCCGCGGAATGA
- the ftsY gene encoding signal recognition particle-docking protein FtsY: protein MFGSKDDNKIPAPDASAEQGAEKATEKRGLFGWLRKKPVEPAPAAPQAEPEPQPALEAPEPVVAEVPAPVEPVIIAEPEPEPEPEPEPEPVASDPLPTRHGPEALDEPVAEQPAAARAHPVELASGSDVHHAVPATPAAVLAAPVEVAAPVAEQNKPSDNKGGWFSRLRQGLSKTSASLGEGMASLFLGKKAIDDDLLDEIETRLLTADVGVEATTAIIQSLTQKVARKQLTDSEALYKSLQEELAALLRPVEQPLRIDTGKQPFVILVVGVNGAGKTTTIGKLAKKLQGEGKKVMLAAGDTFRAAAVEQLQVWGERNKIAVIAQHTGADSASVIFDAVQAAKARGMDVLIADTAGRLHTKDNLMEELKKVRRVIGKLDDTAPHEVLLVLDAGTGQNAISQAKQFNQTVNLTGLALTKLDGTAKGGVIFALAKQFGLPIRYIGVGEGIDDLRTFEAEPFVQALFQQREQ from the coding sequence ATGTTTGGTTCAAAAGACGACAACAAGATCCCGGCCCCTGATGCCAGCGCCGAACAGGGCGCAGAGAAAGCTACCGAGAAGCGCGGCCTGTTTGGCTGGTTGCGCAAGAAGCCTGTGGAACCCGCGCCTGCAGCGCCTCAGGCAGAGCCTGAACCACAGCCCGCTCTGGAGGCTCCCGAGCCGGTCGTGGCCGAGGTGCCTGCACCTGTAGAGCCGGTGATCATCGCCGAGCCAGAGCCAGAGCCAGAGCCAGAGCCAGAGCCAGAGCCAGTGGCCAGCGATCCGCTGCCGACCCGCCATGGCCCCGAGGCGCTGGACGAGCCGGTTGCCGAGCAACCGGCCGCCGCGCGTGCGCACCCGGTCGAACTGGCCAGCGGTAGCGACGTGCATCACGCTGTGCCGGCGACCCCGGCCGCCGTGCTGGCAGCGCCTGTCGAAGTGGCCGCGCCGGTCGCCGAGCAGAACAAGCCGTCGGACAACAAGGGCGGCTGGTTTTCCCGTCTGCGCCAGGGCCTGTCGAAGACCAGCGCCAGCCTGGGCGAGGGCATGGCCAGCCTGTTCCTTGGCAAGAAGGCCATCGACGACGATCTGCTCGACGAGATCGAGACCCGTCTGCTCACCGCCGATGTGGGTGTCGAGGCCACCACGGCGATCATCCAGAGCCTGACCCAGAAAGTCGCGCGCAAGCAGTTGACCGACAGCGAGGCACTGTACAAGTCCCTGCAGGAGGAGCTCGCCGCGCTGCTGCGCCCGGTCGAGCAACCCCTGCGCATCGATACCGGCAAGCAGCCCTTCGTGATTCTGGTGGTCGGCGTGAACGGCGCCGGCAAGACCACCACCATCGGCAAGCTGGCCAAGAAACTCCAGGGCGAGGGCAAGAAGGTCATGCTCGCCGCCGGCGATACCTTCCGCGCCGCTGCCGTCGAGCAGTTGCAGGTGTGGGGTGAGCGCAACAAGATCGCGGTGATCGCCCAGCACACCGGTGCCGATTCCGCTTCGGTGATCTTCGACGCGGTGCAGGCTGCCAAGGCCCGTGGCATGGACGTGCTGATCGCTGATACCGCCGGTCGTCTGCACACCAAAGACAATCTGATGGAAGAGCTGAAGAAGGTGCGCCGGGTAATCGGCAAGCTCGACGACACCGCGCCTCACGAAGTGCTGCTGGTACTGGATGCCGGTACCGGTCAGAACGCGATCAGCCAGGCCAAACAATTCAACCAGACGGTGAACTTGACCGGCCTGGCCCTGACCAAGCTGGATGGTACGGCCAAGGGCGGTGTGATTTTCGCCCTGGCCAAGCAGTTCGGCCTGCCGATTCGCTATATCGGCGTTGGTGAGGGCATCGACGATCTGCGCACCTTCGAGGCCGAACCCTTCGTTCAGGCGCTTTTCCAGCAACGGGAGCAGTGA
- a CDS encoding M16 family metallopeptidase, protein MSSSLARHLAGLLLVCALPLAAQAAAPQPTHEFTLDNGLKVVVREDHRAPVVVSQLWYKVGSSYETAGQTGLSHALEHMMFKGSRKLGPGEASRVLRDLGAEENAFTSDDYTAYYQVLASDRLGVAFELEADRLASLRLPADEFSREIEVIKEERRLRTDDKPSGLAFERFKAMAYPASGYSIPTIGWMADLDRMTVDELRHWYQTWYVPNNATLVVVGDVTPDAVKALAQRYFGAIPKREVPAAKIPLELPAPGERRITLHLKTQLPSLMMGFNVPGLPTAKAPRDVHALRLIAALLDGGYSARLATRLERGEELVSGAGAWYNGYTRGDSLFMVSATPNVQTGKTLEQTEAGIWRELQDLQKNPPSAEELARVRAQLIAELVYDRDSITSQATAIGQLETVGLSWQLIDQELAELEAVTPADIQNAAKTYFTRDRLSVAHVLPEEKRDE, encoded by the coding sequence TTGTCCAGTTCACTCGCCCGCCATCTCGCCGGCCTGCTACTAGTCTGCGCCCTGCCCCTGGCAGCCCAGGCCGCGGCGCCGCAACCGACCCATGAATTCACCCTCGACAACGGCCTCAAGGTCGTCGTGCGCGAGGATCACCGCGCCCCGGTGGTAGTTTCTCAGCTTTGGTACAAGGTGGGCTCGAGCTACGAGACCGCCGGCCAGACCGGGCTGTCCCACGCCCTGGAACACATGATGTTCAAGGGCAGCCGCAAGCTCGGCCCGGGCGAAGCCTCAAGGGTGCTGCGCGATCTGGGCGCCGAAGAGAACGCCTTCACCAGCGACGACTACACCGCTTACTACCAGGTGCTCGCCAGCGATCGCCTGGGTGTCGCCTTCGAACTGGAAGCGGACCGCCTGGCCAGCCTGCGCCTGCCGGCCGACGAGTTCTCCCGCGAGATCGAGGTGATCAAGGAAGAGCGCCGCCTGCGCACCGACGACAAGCCCTCGGGCCTGGCCTTCGAGCGCTTCAAGGCCATGGCCTACCCGGCCAGCGGCTACAGCATCCCGACCATCGGCTGGATGGCCGACCTCGATCGCATGACCGTGGACGAACTGCGCCACTGGTACCAGACCTGGTACGTACCCAACAACGCCACCCTGGTGGTGGTCGGCGACGTGACCCCGGATGCGGTCAAGGCCCTCGCCCAGCGCTACTTCGGCGCGATTCCCAAGCGTGAGGTACCGGCGGCCAAGATTCCGCTGGAACTGCCGGCGCCGGGCGAGCGACGCATCACCCTGCACCTCAAGACCCAGTTGCCGAGCCTGATGATGGGCTTCAACGTACCTGGTCTGCCCACCGCCAAGGCGCCACGCGACGTGCATGCCCTGCGCCTGATCGCCGCCCTGCTCGACGGCGGCTACAGCGCGCGCCTGGCAACCCGCCTGGAGCGCGGCGAGGAACTGGTTTCCGGGGCAGGCGCCTGGTACAACGGCTACACCCGCGGCGACAGCCTGTTCATGGTCTCCGCCACACCCAACGTGCAAACCGGCAAGACTCTGGAGCAGACCGAAGCAGGCATCTGGCGCGAGCTTCAAGACCTGCAGAAGAACCCGCCGTCGGCCGAAGAGCTGGCCCGTGTGCGTGCCCAGCTGATCGCCGAACTGGTCTATGACCGCGACTCGATCACCAGCCAGGCCACCGCGATCGGCCAACTGGAAACCGTTGGTTTGTCCTGGCAACTGATCGACCAGGAACTGGCCGAACTGGAGGCCGTGACCCCGGCCGATATCCAGAATGCCGCCAAGACCTATTTCACCCGCGACCGCCTCAGCGTCGCCCACGTACTGCCCGAGGAGAAGCGCGATGAGTAA
- a CDS encoding M16 family metallopeptidase produces the protein MSKRNGPRYALLGLFLIALLVALTFTVQRSPDAAPAAADAPKTDDTQLQSLAELDGKAPERRKLDIQSWQTAEGAKVLFVEARELPMFDLRLTYAAGSSQDGDVQGLAMLTNAMLNEGVPGKDVGAIAAGFESLGAEFGNGAYRDMAVTSLRSLSDAEQRQPALKLFEQVIGQPTFPADSLVRIKNQVLAGFEFQKQNPGKLASLELFERLYGNHPYGHPSEGTPASVPGISREQLQAFHAKAYAAGNAVIALVGDLSREEAEAMAAEVSAALPKGPALAKTIAPEEPKAGLTHIDFPSNQTHLLIAQLGIDRLDPDYAALYLGNQVFGGGGFGTRLMTEVREKRGLTYGVYSGFSAMQARGPFMINLQTRAELSDGTLQLVKDLLGAFIANGPTREELDAAKRETAGSFPLSTASNAAIVGQLGAIGFYDLPLTYLEDFMAQVQALSVEQVKTAMAKHLDPEALVIVTAGPEVEQKELPPPTDKPVELPTGVPEH, from the coding sequence ATGAGTAAGCGTAACGGCCCGCGCTACGCCCTGCTGGGGCTGTTCCTGATCGCCCTGCTGGTGGCCCTGACCTTCACCGTGCAGCGCTCTCCCGACGCCGCACCGGCCGCCGCCGACGCGCCGAAGACCGATGACACCCAGTTGCAATCCCTGGCCGAGCTGGATGGCAAGGCGCCCGAGCGGCGCAAGCTGGACATCCAGAGCTGGCAGACCGCCGAAGGCGCCAAGGTGCTGTTCGTGGAAGCCCGCGAGCTGCCGATGTTCGACCTGCGCCTGACCTATGCCGCTGGCAGCAGCCAGGATGGTGACGTGCAGGGCCTGGCCATGCTGACCAACGCCATGCTCAACGAAGGCGTACCCGGCAAGGACGTCGGCGCCATCGCAGCGGGCTTCGAAAGCCTAGGCGCCGAATTCGGCAATGGTGCTTACCGCGACATGGCCGTGACCAGCCTGCGTAGCCTCAGCGATGCCGAGCAGCGCCAGCCTGCCCTGAAGCTGTTCGAGCAGGTGATCGGCCAGCCGACCTTCCCCGCCGACTCCCTGGTGCGCATCAAGAATCAGGTACTCGCGGGCTTCGAGTTCCAGAAGCAGAACCCCGGCAAGCTGGCCAGCCTCGAGTTGTTCGAGCGCCTCTACGGCAACCACCCGTATGGTCATCCCAGCGAAGGCACCCCCGCTTCGGTTCCCGGCATCAGCCGCGAACAGCTGCAGGCCTTCCACGCCAAGGCCTATGCCGCCGGCAATGCGGTGATCGCGCTGGTCGGCGATCTGTCTCGGGAAGAAGCCGAGGCGATGGCCGCGGAGGTCTCCGCAGCGTTGCCCAAGGGCCCGGCGCTGGCCAAGACCATCGCTCCCGAGGAACCGAAAGCCGGCCTGACCCACATCGACTTTCCGTCCAACCAGACCCACTTGCTGATCGCCCAGCTCGGTATCGACCGCCTGGATCCGGATTACGCCGCGCTGTACCTGGGCAATCAGGTGTTCGGCGGTGGTGGTTTCGGTACCCGGCTGATGACCGAAGTGCGCGAGAAGCGCGGCCTGACCTACGGTGTCTACTCCGGCTTCAGTGCCATGCAGGCCCGCGGCCCGTTCATGATCAACCTGCAAACCCGTGCCGAGCTCAGCGATGGCACCCTGCAACTGGTCAAGGACCTGCTCGGCGCGTTCATCGCCAACGGTCCGACCCGGGAGGAGCTGGACGCGGCCAAGCGCGAGACGGCCGGCAGCTTCCCACTGTCCACCGCGAGTAACGCCGCCATCGTCGGCCAGCTCGGCGCCATCGGCTTCTACGATCTGCCGCTGACCTATCTGGAAGACTTCATGGCCCAGGTGCAGGCGCTCAGCGTCGAGCAGGTGAAAACCGCCATGGCCAAGCACCTCGACCCCGAAGCGCTGGTGATCGTCACGGCAGGACCAGAGGTCGAACAGAAGGAGCTGCCGCCGCCCACCGACAAGCCAGTCGAATTGCCGACCGGCGTTCCGGAGCACTGA
- the rsmD gene encoding 16S rRNA (guanine(966)-N(2))-methyltransferase RsmD, whose amino-acid sequence MARRPTPAKPPVAHGGDGQLRIIAGQWRSRQFGFPMAHGLRPTPNRVRETLFNWLAPYVEAAKVLDPFAGSGALFLEALSRGAGSALALDLNPAAVNSLRGHLATLRCDNGQVLQSDAIAYLQGQPAVPFDLVFLDPPFSQDLLLPACELLERRGWLADDAWVYTESEQPPSSLGMPGNWRLHREQKAGQVHYALWQRSHA is encoded by the coding sequence ATGGCCAGACGACCCACTCCCGCCAAGCCACCCGTCGCCCATGGTGGCGACGGGCAGTTGCGCATCATCGCTGGTCAATGGCGCAGCCGGCAGTTCGGCTTTCCCATGGCCCACGGCTTGCGCCCGACGCCCAACCGCGTGCGGGAAACCCTGTTCAACTGGCTGGCCCCCTACGTCGAAGCGGCCAAGGTCCTCGATCCGTTCGCCGGCAGCGGCGCGCTGTTTCTCGAGGCCCTGTCACGTGGAGCGGGCAGCGCCCTGGCGCTGGATCTCAACCCGGCAGCGGTGAACAGCCTGCGCGGTCATCTGGCGACCCTGCGCTGCGATAACGGCCAGGTGCTGCAGAGCGATGCCATCGCCTACCTGCAAGGCCAGCCGGCAGTGCCTTTCGATCTGGTGTTTCTCGACCCGCCGTTCAGCCAGGACTTGCTCCTGCCTGCTTGCGAGCTGCTCGAACGGCGCGGCTGGCTGGCCGACGATGCCTGGGTCTATACCGAGAGCGAGCAGCCGCCGTCGAGCCTGGGCATGCCCGGCAACTGGCGCCTGCACCGTGAACAGAAAGCCGGCCAGGTGCATTACGCACTGTGGCAGCGCAGCCATGCATGA